A genomic segment from Vanessa cardui chromosome 30, ilVanCard2.1, whole genome shotgun sequence encodes:
- the LOC124542082 gene encoding sorting nexin-16, with protein MATVQKIESKLITLKENCPRDSMNNEISSTSSEDGSNPDAITKFNNFYKSRYTESTQSDNEVLESPRSVIQARNHYKSMGNITDPYRNNHTVQSSISNVDLNLHSSEIKKFESLRIPIVGYEVMEERARFTIYKLKVEDDKRDQSWLVFRRYTDFVRLYNRIKSEQPNLLLPLPGKRWFRDNFQPAFLEERVRGLQTFVNAILHMLPNHSVVREFFCLDDPPQVFSYQPEVQAVYGALEDSITTLKVQLKQKDATITHLQKRVAVLEDQIKNCPTCSTNKSANM; from the coding sequence ATGGCAACGGTACaaaaaatcgaatcgaaattaataactttaaaggAAAACTGTCCGAGAGACAGTATGAACAATGAGATATCATCGACGTCAAGTGAAGATGGATCCAATCCGGATGCTATAACGAAATTCAACAACTTCTACAAGTCGAGATACACAGAATCAACACAGTCTGATAATGAAGTCCTGGAATCACCAAGATCTGTTATACAAGCCCGGAACCATTATAAATCTATGGGTAATATCACAGATCCGTATAGAAATAATCATACTGTACAAAGTAGTATAAGCAACGTAGACCTAAATCTCCATAGCagtgaaattaaaaagttcGAATCCCTTCGAATACCGATAGTTGGATATGAAGTCATGGAAGAAAGGGCTAGGTTTACTATATACAAGTTGAAAGTTGAAGATGACAAACGCGATCAATCCTGGCTTGTGTTTAGGAGGTATACTGATTTTGTCAGGTTATACAATCGTATAAAGAGCGAACAGCCTAACTTACTCCTACCGTTGCCTGGGAAACGTTGGTTTAGGGACAATTTCCAACCTGCCTTCCTCGAAGAGAGGGTTAGGGGTTTGCAGACATTCGTCAACGCGATATTGCACATGCTCCCAAATCATTCGGTCGTCAGGGAGTTCTTCTGTCTTGATGACCCACCCCAGGTGTTCAGTTATCAGCCAGAAGTGCAAGCTGTCTACGGGGCGTTGGAAGATTCAATTACAACGTTGAAAGTACAATTGAAACAAAAGGATGCGACGATAACGCATTTACAAAAACGTGTAGCTGTTCTTGAAGATCAGATCAAAAACTGTCCTACGTGTAGTACAAATAAATCGGCTAATATGtag
- the LOC124542081 gene encoding WD repeat domain-containing protein 83 gives MSEQSVLSKIVTITCKQQVVRAVRFNVDGSYCLTCGADKKIKLWNPHSQILLKTYGGHANEVLDAAGSCDSSHIVSCSSDKSVILWDVTTGQPIRRYRGHASSVTCVKFNEESTMAVSGSVDNTVCFWDVISRRQEPVQILKDAKDTITSIQVTDHEVLTSSVDCHMRLYDMRVGKMLSDYIGHIITYGSMTHDGQCYILSCTDNTIKLFDKDSGELLNTFSGHDSKDFLLENAVNEKDSHIISGSATGEIFYWDLVSSRCTQKLVQGCKPVVSLSHHPTDNYLLSSSEDEVVLWGVPKMDN, from the coding sequence atgtcAGAACAGTCGGTTTTATCGAAAATAGTAACAATAACATGCAAACAGCAAGTCGTTCGAGCGGTACGATTCAACGTAGACGGTTCTTATTGTTTGACTTGTGGCGctgataagaaaataaaactttggAACCCACACAGTCAAATATTACTCAAAACCTATGGAGGACACGCGAATGAAGTGCTCGATGCGGCCGGTTCCTGTGACAGTAGCCACATTGTATCGTGTAGTTCTGATAAATCTGTTATATTATGGGACGTAACCACAGGACAACCTATACGGCGCTATAGAGGACACGCGAGCTCTGTAACATGCGTAAAGTTCAATGAGGAATCTACGATGGCTGTATCTGGATCCGTAGACAACACAGTATGTTTTTGGGACGTTATCAGTCGAAGGCAGGAGCCCGTTCAGATATTGAAAGATGCAAAGGACACTATAACCTCCATACAGGTTACGGACCATGAGGTATTAACTTCATCAGTGGATTGTCATATGCGTTTGTATGATATGCGTGTAGGAAAAATGCTCTCAGATTATATTGGTCATATAATAACATATGGCAGCATGACACATGATGgccaatgttatatattaagctGCACAGATAATACAATCAAATTGTTTGATAAGGATTCAGGAgagttattaaatactttttctggTCATGATAGTAAAGactttttattagaaaatgCAGTGAACGAAAAAGACAGCCACATTATCTCTGGTTCGGCAACTGGGGAGATATTTTATTGGGATTTAGTATCTAGTAGATGCACGCAAAAATTAGTTCAGGGATGTAAGCCGGTAGTGTCTTTGAGTCACCATCCAAcagataattatttgttatcatCTAGTGAAGACGAGGTTGTTTTATGGGGTGTACCAAAGATggataattaa
- the LOC124542080 gene encoding uncharacterized protein LOC124542080, with the protein MGAKTAVKLRNRGAAYKCDLCGRKLMTPDALVGHQRTAHNIITRRTKPKQIIKPIKSAKVQVKEKPVKKTLTPPKNTPKISDKKPKEVVKSESPVDEVNPENKPEKKKKTVEFECPKCFRVFLTYFPALKHIQKYHCVNRQGTKVPPNSPSLIQPVRIELCLKCKRKVKSIQTHICDNTVKEKSEGQVFVCMACEEWFPNLKSFDTHVLCLHGNEVESMFFPTNVEFTKWKTEMEEQTNASYAILDKYDSKKYYHCNSVDENSDKSTNTYFCPSTIVIQEFSKGIQVHFYKQHFKHTVLDYTLSDKYKKYSITSFLKRSEEYNNLPNLEFDDNDMYLQFKTLMEGIVVDAAKINISTLKILVGKALDMTSILTNYDEEIDDTNVDIRNTSQNMNDSQITKALEDSNLNTGKRKNSNKTESITDIKKTKIDSIKEERDIDTSSPKILNSFSLANNVDAINELIKDDDITNKSVIDKIKSNDTDIKPMKRLKDIDQSPSSFNDSYKDFVVKNFPVKEEVKTRNRVGRPVVKTKIGQFKPSLSPKSPIKLEARKIDTDKLNRLSIDKPKVDFEYEVKEQEEGCNILILKI; encoded by the exons ATGGGCGCTAAAACTGCGGTTAAGTTACGGAACAGAGGTGCCGCGTATAAATGTGATTTATGCGGACGTAAGCTTATGACACCCGACGCGCTCGTAGGGCATCAGCGTACCGCGCACAATATTATAACAAGAAGAACTAAGCCTAAACAGATAATTAAACCCATTAAATCTGCTAAAGTTCAAGTTAAAGAGAAACCAGTGAAGAAAACACTGACACCACCGAAAAATACGCCGAAAATCAGTGATAAAAAACCCAAGGAAGTGGTCAAAAGTGAATCGCCTGTAGATGAAGTAAATCCTGAAAATAAGCCCGAAAAGAAGAAGAAAACCGTCGAGTTCGAGTGTCCCAAATGTTTTAGAGTGTTTTTGACGTATTTCCCAGCACTTAAACACATTCAGAAGTACCACTGTGTTAACAGACAGGGGACGAAAGT gCCACCAAACTCGCCCAGTCTGATCCAACCAGTACGTATCGAGCTCTGTCTAAAATGCAAAAGGAAAGTAAAGTCAATACAAACTCACATTTGTGACAATACAGTTAAAGAGAAAAGTGAGGGTCAAGTGTTTGTGTGCATGGCCTGTGAGGAATGGTTTCCAAATTTAAAGAGTTTCGACACACATGTACTGTGTCTACACGGTAACGAAGTGGAGAGTATGTTTTTCCCGACAAATGTGG aatTCACAAAATGGAAAACGGAAATGGAAGAACAAACGAACGCCAGTTACGCTATCCTCGACAAATATGACTCAAAAAAGTACTACCATTGCAACTCCGTTGATGAAAATAGTGACAAATCAACTAACACATATTTCTGTCCATCAACAATTGTCATACAAGAGTTTTCGAAAGGTATACAGGTTCATTTCTATAAGCAACATTTCAAACATACAGTGTTAGACTACACACTATCCGATAAATATAAGAAGTATTCCATAACATCATTCTTAAAACGTTCCGAGGAATATAATAACTTACCAAATCTGGAATTTGATGACAATGATATGTATCTACAGTTCAAAACGTTAATGGAAGGTATTGTAGTCGATGcggctaaaataaatatatcaacgtTGAAGATACTAGTTGGTAAAGCGTTAGATATGACATCAATTTTGACCAACTACGATGAAGAAATAGATGATACAAATGTAGATATACGGAATACGAGTCAGAATATGAATGACTCCCAAATCACTAAAGCGCTAGAAGATAGTAATCTTAATACAGGCAAACggaaaaatagtaataaaacagAAAGTATTACAGATATTAAGAAGACAAAGATTGATTCGATCAAAGAAGAAAGGGACATTGATACATCGTCACCAAAAATCTTAAATTCATTCTCATTAGCGAACAACGTAGATGCAATCAATGAATTAATCAAAGATGATGATATAACAAACAAATCTGTTATAGATAAAATCAAATCTAACGACACAGACATTAAACCGATGAAACGGTTGAAAGATATAGATCAATCACCGTCTTCCTTCAACGATTCATACAAAGACTTTGTCGTTAAAAACTTCCCCGTTAAAGAGGAAGTAAAGACAAGGAATAGAGTTGGGAGACCGGTGGTTAAAACTAAAATAGGTCAATTCAAACCGAGCTTGTCACCAAAGTCACCCATTAAATTAGAAGCGAGGAAAATTGATACGGACAAGTTAAATAGACTTAGTATCGATAAACCTAAAGTTGATTTTGAATATGAAGTCAAAGAACAGGAGGAAGGgtgtaacatattaatattaaagatataa